AGTATAATCAAAAGCTGATGATAATTCGGTGTGCCTAGGGCACACTTTAATATAAGTAAATTTTAAGGAGTTAGCAGATGGCTGATTTTAAGCGCGATAAGCCGCACATTAATGTAGGTACTATGGGTCACGTCGACCACGGTAAAACTACTCTAACCGCTGCCATTACCACAGTTTTAGCAGAGAAAGTTCCTAGCGACATCAACAAGATGGTCGCCTATGATGCGATCGACAAGGCACCGGAAGAGCGAGAGCGGGGAATTACTATCGCTACTTCACACCAGGAGTACGAAAGTGAAAACCGACACTATGCCCACGTCGATATGCCGGGTCACGCCGACTACGTCAAGAACATGATTACTGGAGCTGCCCAGATTGATGGTGCCGTCCTAGTAGTATCGGCTGCTGATGGCCCAATGCCACAGACTCGAGAGCACGTTCTATTGGCTCGCCAGGTTGGTGTGCCAAGTATCGTGGTCTACCTGAATAAGACCGATCTTGCCGACCCAGATCTTGTCGAATTAGTCGAGATGGAAGTCCGTGAACTCCTTGAGAAGTACGAATACGACGCCGACGCACCAATTGTGAAGGGGTCTGCCCTGAAGGCTATCGAAGGTGACGCTGATGCTCAAGAGTCAATCATGGAGCTGGTTAAGGCAATGGATGAATTCTTTCCCGAGCCGAAGCGCGAAATCGAGAAAGACTATTTAATGCCAGTTGAGGATGTTTTCTCAATCAAGGGCCGTGGAACTGTTGCTACCGGACGAATCGAGCAGGGAATCGTTAACGTTGGTGACGAGATCGAGATTGTCGGTTTACGCGACACCACCAAGTCGACCGTTACTGGGGTTGAGATGTTTAATAAATCCCTTGATCAGGGACAGGCCGGCGATAATGTCGGTATCTTGCTTCGTGGTATTGAACGCGACGATATCGAGCGGGGCCAAGTGCTGTCTAAGCCTGGTTCGATTACTCCACACACCGAGTTCGATGCGGAAGTCTACATTCTTAACAAAGATGAAGGCGGACGCCACACTCCATTCTTCAAAGGCTACAAGCCACAGTTTTACTTCCGTACCACAGACGTTACTGGCGAAGTAGAGCTCCCAGAGGGCACTGAGATGGTGATGCCGGGTGACACCATTACCTTTAAGGTTAAACTGATCCAGCCGATTGCCATGGAAGAGGGTCTCCGCTTTGCTATCCGTGAGGGTGGTAAGACGGTTGGGGCCGGTGTGGTAACGAAGATCAATAAGTAGCATCAATGGCAGCTGATACACCTAACAAACAGCGCATTCGTATTAGGCTTAAAGCCTACGATCATAAGTTGATAGATCAGTCTGCTAAGCAGATTATCGAGACGGCACTACGGACCGGTGCGACGGTAGCCGGTCCAGTACCGCTGCCGACCGATCGTAGTAGTTACACGGTGATTAAGAGCCCGCACATCTTTAAAGATTCGCGCGAACAGTTCGAGATGCGCGTTCACAAACGTTTGATCGACATCACTGACCCGACAAACAAG
Above is a genomic segment from Candidatus Saccharimonadales bacterium containing:
- the tuf gene encoding elongation factor Tu; amino-acid sequence: MADFKRDKPHINVGTMGHVDHGKTTLTAAITTVLAEKVPSDINKMVAYDAIDKAPEERERGITIATSHQEYESENRHYAHVDMPGHADYVKNMITGAAQIDGAVLVVSAADGPMPQTREHVLLARQVGVPSIVVYLNKTDLADPDLVELVEMEVRELLEKYEYDADAPIVKGSALKAIEGDADAQESIMELVKAMDEFFPEPKREIEKDYLMPVEDVFSIKGRGTVATGRIEQGIVNVGDEIEIVGLRDTTKSTVTGVEMFNKSLDQGQAGDNVGILLRGIERDDIERGQVLSKPGSITPHTEFDAEVYILNKDEGGRHTPFFKGYKPQFYFRTTDVTGEVELPEGTEMVMPGDTITFKVKLIQPIAMEEGLRFAIREGGKTVGAGVVTKINK
- the rpsJ gene encoding 30S ribosomal protein S10 translates to MAADTPNKQRIRIRLKAYDHKLIDQSAKQIIETALRTGATVAGPVPLPTDRSSYTVIKSPHIFKDSREQFEMRVHKRLIDITDPTNKTIDSLMSLSLPGGVDTEIKM